In Macaca nemestrina isolate mMacNem1 chromosome 11, mMacNem.hap1, whole genome shotgun sequence, a single window of DNA contains:
- the LOC105468030 gene encoding DBF4-type zinc finger-containing protein 2 isoform X2: MIPDGSSEIQEVMKNSGKHLFSAQHRSLTRQSRRQICTSSLMERFLQDVLQHHPYHCQESSSTRDETHVNTGSSSEVVHLDDDFSEEEEEDEDKIEDEDATEERPSEASEPIEELHSRPHKSQEGTQEVSVRPSVIQKLEKGQQQPLEFVHKIGAGVKKCNLVDIGQATNNGSNLVRPPVIYNAPASCLSESSNDRPVTTNTTGLPAAAHLDSVSKYDPNKVDKYLEQPDGASRNPVPSSHVETSSFSHQKPKESNRKYLRMNSDKLVLWRDVKSQGKTLSAGLKFQERMGTKDSLRVKSPSKLAVNPNKTDMPLNKGIFEDTIPKHHEEFFSNMDCTQEEKHLVFNKKAFWEQKCSVSSEMKFDCSSLQSASDQPQETAQDINLWKEERIDQEDNYESRGSEMSFDCSSSFHSLTDQSKVSAKEVNLSKEACTDVQYKNNTSYVSKRSSDCGDILHLVTNQSQMTVKEISLQNARRISLVDQSYESSDSETNFDCDASPQSTSDYPHQSVKEVSLSKEVHIGLVDKNYGSSSSEVSADSVFPLQSVVERPPVVVRETKLRKKAHSGLVDNYGSSCSETSFDCDVSLESVVDHPQLTVKGRNLKGRQVHLKHKKRKPSSAKARFDCDVSLGTVADESQRAVEKINLLKEKNADLMDVNYESHGLVMGFHTGAQLVADQPQVAEIEPQKVDVDLENKSVQSSSSSLSSDSPASLYHSAHDEPQEALDEVNLKELNIDMEVKSYDCSSSELTFDSDPPLLSVSEQSHLDAEGKERHIDLEDESCESDSSEITFDSDIPLYSVIDQPEVAVYEEETVDLESKSNESCVSEITFDSDIPLHSGNDHPEVAVKEVIQKEEYIHLERKNDEPSGSEISLDSYAPRHSVTNSPEVAVKKLNPQKEDQVHLENKENEPIDSEVSLDYNTIFHSVTGHSEDPIKKINLHTKEHMYLENKSGFETSLDSDVPLRPATHKPQVIVKETWLQREKHAEFQGGSAEFSGSKTSLDSSVPHYSVTESQVAVNKINRKKQYVLENYDKCSGSEIILDSNVPPQSMTDQTQLAFLKEKHVNLRDKNSKSGDSEITFDSEQLQEAVKKIDQWKEEVIGLKNKINEPSTSKLIHDSDVSVQSVADQPKVAIKHVNLENENHMYLEVKNSQYRCSEMNLDSRFLVQSIVNRPQITILERDHIELEGKHNQRCGSEISFDSDDPLQSVADQLRETVKEISLWKDEEVDMEDSRNEAKGFEIMYDSAVLQPVAGQPEGVVKEVSLWKEHVDLENKIVKPTNTKINFDSHDPLLSVTNKIQGVNKERNLLREERVCLDDKGYVPSDSGIIYVSNIPPQSVIKQPQILQEEHASLEDKSSISYSPEESSDSSDSFQAAADELQKSAKEINLWKEDHIYLEDKSYKLGDFDVSYASHIPVQFVTDQSSVPVKEINVQKKNHNNLASKNCEVCGSKIKCDSCGRLQSEVDQPQVSYKEADLQKEEHVVMEEKTGGPSDSEMMYDSDVPFQIVVNQFPGSVKETHLPKVILLDLVPSDSDYEVISDDIPLQLVTDPPQLTVKDINCINTECIDIEDKSCDSFGSEVRCSCKASTPSMTNQCKETFKIINRKKDYIILGEPSCQSCGSEMSFNVDASDQSMTYESQGPDEKIAKYIDSEDKSCGYNGSKGKFNLGDTSHRTTHRLQKARKEAKLRKDPRHAGLKGKSCQSSASAVDFGASSKSALHRRADKKKRSKLKHRDLEDVSCEPDGFEMNFQCVPPLLSDTDQPQETVKKRHPCKKVSFDLKEKNRDSQSSCVPKVDSVRNLKKAKGVIEDNTDEPVLEALPHVPPSFVGKTWSQIMREDDMKINALVKEFREGRFHCYFDDDCETKKVSLKGKKKVTWADLQGKEDTAPTQALSESDDIVCGISDIDDLSVALEKPCHRHPSAERPPKQKWRVASQRQTAKISHSTQTSCKNYPVMKRKIIRQEEDPPKSKCSRLQDDRKTKKKVKIGTVEFPASCTKVLKPMKPKALVCILSSLNIKLKEGEGLHFPKMRHHSWDSDIQFICKYKRNIFDYYEPLIKQIVINPPLNVLVPEFERRNWVKIHFNRSNQNSSAGDNDADGQGSASAPLMAVPARYGFNSRQGTSDPSLFLEESKILHAHEVPKKRNFQLTFLNRDVVRISPKSVRNKFLESKSKKKIHGKKVTTSSNKLGCPKKVYKPIILQQKPRKASEKQSIWIRTKPSDIIRKYISKYSVFLRHRYQSRRAFLGMYLKKKKSVVSRLKKVKRTAKVLLNSSVPPAGAEELSSATANPPAKRPVPVRASCHITRRKKRSDESYHGRKRSPAGPVRAYDLRSSSCLQQCGRRMTRLANKLRGNETK, encoded by the coding sequence TTCAACACGAGATGAGACACATGTGAATACTGGGTCATCATCTGAAGTGGTGCATTTGGATGATGATTTTtctgaagaagaggaagaggatgaggatAAGATTGAGGATGAGGATGCTACTGAAGAGAGACCCTCCGAGGCTTCAGAACCTATTGAAGAGTTACATTCCAGACCTCATAAATCTCAGGAAGGCACACAGGAGGTTTCAGTTCGACCATCAGTTATTCAAAAACTGGAGAAGGGACAGCAGCAGCCCTTGGAGTTTGTTCATAAAATTGGGGCCGGTGTGAAAAAATGTAATCTAGTAGATATTGGTCAGGCTACAAATAATGGAAGCAACTTGGTACGCCCGCCAGTGATTTATAATGCTCCTGCTAGTTGTTTATCTGAAAGCTCTAATGATAGACCAGTTACAACTAATACAACTGGTTTACCGGCAGCAGCTCATTTGGATTCAGTTAGCAAATATGACCCAAACAAAGTTGACAAATACCTTGAACAGCCAGACGGGGCCTCTAGAAATCCTGTGCCATCATCCCATGTAGAAACTTCTTCATTTTCACATCAGAAACCTAAAGAATCAAATAGGAAATATTTACGCATGAATTCAGATAAGTTGGTTTTGTGGAGAGATGTAAAATCTCAGGGTAAAACTTTGTCAGCTGGCTTGAAATTCCAGGAACGCATGGGTACTAAGGACTCCTTAAGAGTTAAATCTCCTTCCAAATTAGCAGTAAACCCGAATAAAACTGACATGCCTTTGAATAAAGGAATCTTTGAAGATACTATTCCAAAGCACCATGAGGAATTCTTTTCTAATATGGATTGTACCCAAGAAGAAAAGCACTTGGTTTTTAACAAGAAAGCCTTTTGGGAACAGAAGTGCTCAGTGAGTTCTGAAATGAAGTTTGATTGTAGCTCTCTTCAGTCAGCATCTGATCAGCCCCAAGAGACTGCACAAGACATAAATCTTTGGAAGGAGGAGCGAATTGACCAAGAAGATAACTATGAATCTAGAGGTTCAGAAATGAGTTTTGATTGCAGTTCCTCTTTTCATTCACTGACTGACCAATCTAAAGTGAGTGCCAAAGAAGTAAACCTTTCCAAGGAAGCATGTACTGATGTACAGTATAAGAATAATACATCTTACGTTTCTAAAAGAAGTTCTGATTGCGGTGACATTCTTCACTTGGTTACGAACCAATCCCAAATGACTGTTAAAGAAATAAGTCTTCAGAATGCAAGGCGTATTAGCCTGGTTGACCAAAGCTATGAATCTAGTGATTCTGAAACAAATTTTGATTGTGATGCTTCACCTCAGTCCACTAGTGACTACCCTCACCAATCTGTAAAAGAAGTAAGCCTTTCTAAGGAAGTGCACATTGGTTTGGTTGATAAGAACTATGGTTCCAGTAGTTCTGAAGTAAGTGCTGATTCTGTTTTCCCACTGCAGTCAGTGGTTGAGCGACCACCGGTGGTTGTCAGAGAAACAAAACTTCGGAAGAAGGCTCATTCTGGCTTGGTTGATAACTATGGATCGAGTTGTTCTGAAACAAGTTTTGATTGTGATGTTTCTCTTGAGTCAGTAGTTGATCATCCCCAGCTGACTGTCAAAGGAAGAAACCTGAAAGGTAGACAAGTCCACCTAAAACATAAGAAGCGTAAACCCAGTAGTGCTAAAGCACGTTTTGATTGTGATGTCTCACTCGGGACAGTTGCAGATGAATCCCAGAGGGCCGTTGAAAAGATAAATCTTCTAAAGGAGAAGAATGCTGACCTTATGGATGTGAACTATGAATCCCATGGTCTTGTAATGGGTTTTCACACCGGTGCTCAGTTAGTGGCTGACCAGCCTCAAGTAGCAGAAATAGAGCCTCAGAAAGTGGATGTTGACCTTGAGAATAAGAGTGTTCAGTCTAGCAGTTCTTCTCTAAGTTCTGATTCTCCGGCTTCTCTTTATCATTCAGCTCACGATGAGCCTCAAGAAGCTTTGGATGAAGTAAATCTTAAAGAGTTAAATATTGACATGGAAGTTAAGAGCTATGATTGCTCCAGCTCTGAGTTGACTTTTGATTCTGACCCGCCTCTTCTGTCAGTTTCTGAGCAGTCTCATCTGGATGCTGAAGGAAAAGAACGGCACATTGACCTGGAAGATGAGAGCTGTGAGTCAGATAGTTCTGAAATAACTTTTGATTCTGATATTCCTCTTTATTCAGTAATTGACCAACCTGAAGTAGCTGTTTATGAGGAAGAAACTGTTGATCTGGAAAGTAAAAGTAATGAATCTTGTGTTTCTGAAATAACTTTTGATTCTGATATTCCTCTTCATTCAGGAAATGATCACCCTGAAGTAGCTGTTAAAGAAGTAATTCAGAAAGAAGAGTACATTCACTTAGAAAGGAAGAATGATGAACCCAGTGGTTCTGAAATAAGTTTGGATTCCTATGCCCCTCGTCATTCAGTGACTAATTCTCCCGAAGTAGCTGTTAAAAAGCTAAATCCTCAAAAAGAAGACCAGGTACActtagaaaataaggaaaatgaacCTATTGATTCGGAAGTAAGTTTGGATTATAATACCATTTTTCATTCAGTGACTGGACATTCTGAAGatcccattaaaaaaataaaccttcaCACAAAAGAGCACATGTACTTAGAAAATAAGAGTGGTTTTGAAACAAGTTTGGATTCTGATGTCCCTCTTCGGCCAGCGACTCACAAACCTCAAGTAATTGTCAAAGAAACATGGCTTCAAAGAGAAAAGCATGCTGAATTCCAAGGTGGAAGTGCTGAATTCAGTGGTTCAAAAACAAGTTTAGATTCTAGTGTCCCTCATTATTCAGTAACTGAATCTCAAGTAGCTGttaacaaaataaacagaaagaagcaaTATGTTCTAGAAAACTATGATAAATGTAGTGGTTCTGAAATAATTTTGGATTCTAATGTTCCACCTCAGTCAATGACTGACCAAACTCAGCTAGcttttttgaaggaaaaacatGTTAATCTGAGAGACAAAAACAGTAAATCAGGTGATTCTGAAATAACTTTTGATTCTGAACAACTTCAGGAAGCAGTTaaaaaaatagaccaatggaaggaAGAGGTTATTGGCCTGAAAAATAAGATTAATGAACCTAGTACTTCTAAATTAATACATGATTCTGATGTTTCTGTCCAATCTGTGGCTGATCAACCCAAAGTAGCTATTAAACATGTAAACCTTGAGAATGAAAACCATATGTACTTGGAAGTTAAGAACAGCCAATATCGTTGTTCTGAAATGAATTTGGATTCTCGTTTCTTGGTTCAGTCAATAGTCAATCGACCTCAAATAACTATTTTGGAGCGGGACCACATTGAGCTAGAAGGTAAGCACAATCAGCGTTGTGGTTCTGAAATAAGTTTTGATTCTGATGACCCTCTTCAGTCAGTGGCTGACCAGCTGAGAGAAACCGTTAAAGAAATAAGCCTTTGGAAGGATGAAGAAGTTGACATGGAAGATAGCAGGAATGAAGCTAAGGGTTTTGAAATTATGTATGATTCTGCTGTTCTTCAGCCAGTGGCTGGCCAACCTGAAGGAGTAGTTAAGGAGGTCAGTCTTTGGAAAGAGCATGTTGACTTGGAAAATAAGATTGTCAAACCTACcaatactaaaataaattttgattctCATGATCCCCTTCTGTCTGTGACTAATAAAATTCAAGGggtgaataaagaaagaaatcttttgAGGGAGGAACGTGTTTGTCTGGATGATAAGGGCTATGTGCCCAGTGATTCTGGAATAATTTATGTTTCAAATATCCCTCCTCAGTCAGTGATAAAACAACCCCAAATTTTGCAAGAGGAGCATGCCAGTCTGGAAGATAAGAGCAGTATTTCTTACAGTCCTGAAGAAAGTTCTGATTCCAGTGACTCTTTCCAGGCAGCAGCAGATGAGCTTCAAAAATCTGCCAAAGAAATAAATCTTTGGAAGGAAGACCATATTTATCTGGAAGATAAGAGCTATAAATTAGGTGATTTTGATGTAAGTTATGCTTCTCATATTCCTGTTCAGTTTGTGACCGATCAGTCTTCTGTGCCTGTCAAAGAAATAAACGTGCAAAAGAAGAATCATAATAATCTAGCAAGTAAGAACTGTGAAGTCTGtggttctaaaataaaatgtgattcttGTGGTCGTCTTCAGTCAGAAGTTGACCAACCTCAAGTGTCTTACAAAGAGGCAGACCTTCAGAAGGAAGAGCATGTTGTCATGGAAGAAAAGACCGGTGGACCTAGTGATTCAGAAATGATGTATGATTCTGATGTTCCTTTTCAAATAGTGGTTAACCAGTTTCCAGGGTCAGTCAAAGAAACACATCTTCCAAAGGTGATACTTTTGGATCTGGTGCCCAGTGATAGTGATTATGAAGTAATTTCAGATGATATTCCCCTTCAGTTAGTGACTGACCCACCTCAGTTGACTGTCAAAGATATCAACTGTATAAATACAGAATGTATTGATATAGAAGATAAGAGCTGTGACTCTTTTGGTTCTGAAGTCAGGTGTAGTTGTAAAGCCTCTACTCCCTCAATGACCAACCAATGCAAAGAgactttcaaaataataaaccGGAAGAAAGACTATATTATTCTGGGAGAGCCAAGTTGTCAGTCTTGTGGTTCTGAAATGAGTTTTAATGTTGATGCCTCTGATCAGTCCATGACTTATGAGTCACAAGGACCTGATGAGAAAATAGCGAAATATATTGACTCAGAAGATAAGAGCTGTGGATATAATGGTTCTAAAGGAAAATTTAATTTGGGAGACACTTCTCATCGAACGACTCACCGACTGCAGAAAGCTCGCAAAGAAGCCAAGCTTCGGAAAGATCCAAGACATGCTGGCCTAAAAGGTAAGAGCTGTCAGTCTAGTGCTTCTGCAGTGGATTTTGGTGCCTCTTCCAAGTCAGCGCTCCATCGAAGGGCCGATAAAAAAAAACGTTCAAAGCTAAAACATAGAGATTTAGAAGATGTGAGCTGTGAACCGGATGgttttgagatgaattttcagtGTGTTCCCCCTCTTCTGTCTGATACTGATCAGCCTCAAGAAACTGTTAAGAAAAGACATCCTTGTAAGAAGGTGTCTTTTGACTTGAAAGAAAAGAACCGTGATTCCCAGTCAAGCTGTGTTCCCAAGGTTGATTCTGTAAGGAACCTGAAAAAAGCAAAGGGTGTCATAGAAGATAATACTGATGAACCAGTTCTTGAAGCCTTACCTCATGTACCTCCTTCATTTGTGGGGAAAACATGGTCTCAGATAATGAGAGAAGATGACATGAAAATTAATGCTCTTGTGAAGGAATTTAGGGAAGGTCGTTTCCACTGTTACTTTGATGATGACTGTGAGACCAAAAAAGTTtctttgaagggaaaaaaaaaggttaccTGGGCTGACTTGCAGGGTAAGGAGGACACTGCACCAACTCAAGCTCTGTCAGAAAGTGATGATATTGTCTGTGGTATTTCAGATATTGATGACTTGTCAGTGGCCTTAGAAAAACCATGCCATCGTCATCCTTCAGCAGAGAGGCCTCCTAAGCAAAAGTGGCGTGTGGCTTCTCAACGCCAGACAGCGAAAATCAGCCATAGTACTCAGACCAGTTGTAAGAATTACCcagtgatgaaaagaaaaataattagacaaGAGGAAGACCCACCAAAAAGTAAGTGTTCACGTTTACAGGATgacagaaaaactaaaaagaaagtcaaaattGGGACAGTTGAATTTCCTGCATCATGTACTAAAGTTTTGAAGCCCATGAAACCCAAAGCCTTAGTCtgtattctttcttctttaaatattaaacTGAAGGAGGGTGAAGGCCTCCACTTCCCTAAAATGAGGCACCATAGTTGGGATAGTGATATTCagtttatatgcaaatataaacGGAATATCTTTGATTATTATGAGCCCCTGATTAAGCAAATTGTAATTAATCCTCCCCTGAATGTCCTAGTACCAGAGTTTGAGAGGCGTAACTGggttaaaattcattttaataggAGCAACCAAAACTCCAGTGCAGGAGATAATGATGCTGATGGACAAGGCTCTGCTTCAGCACCTTTAATGGCAGTGCCGGCAAGATACGGATTTAATTCACGTCAGGGAACCAGTGACCCTTCTCTGTTTCTGGAAGAATCAAAGATTCTGCATGCTCATGAGgttccaaagaaaagaaatttccagCTAACATTTTTAAATCGTGATGTTGTCAGAATCTCTCCAAAATCAGTTAGAAATAAGTTTTtggaaagtaaaagtaaaaagaaaattcatggaAAGAAGGTGACAACCAGTAGTAATAAGTTAGGTTGTCCCAAAAAGGTTTATAAACCAATTATTCTCCAGCAAAAACCCAGAAAAGCTTCAGAGAAACAGTCAATTTGGATTCGGACCAAACCAAGTGATATAATTAgaaagtatatttcaaaatactctGTTTTTTTACGTCATAGATATCAGTCCAGGAGGGCTTTTCTTGGAAtgtatctgaaaaagaaaaaatctgttgTCAGTAGGCTAAAGAAGGTGAAGAGAACAGCTAAAGTGCTTTTGAATTCCTCAGTTCCACCAGCTGGTGCTGAAGAGCTGTCGAGCGCTACGGCAAATCCTCCTGCAAAGCGACCTGTGCCTGTGCGGGCTTCTTGCCACATCACACgaaggaagaagaggagtgaTGAAAGCTACCATGGCCGAAAGAGAAGTCCTGCTGGACCTGTGAGAGCATATGATCTGAGAAGCTCATCTTGTTTACAACAATGTGGAAGAAGGATGACTCGGCTAGCAAACAAATTGAGAGGTAATGAGACAAAATAG